CCATCCGCTTGAATCGGCTTCACTCCCCTCAGGACGCAGGGGTAGGTCACCTTAGGGAGTCTCATCAGCGCCTCCGGAAGCCTCTTCAGCTTGGCGCGGTCTTCGTACGCCACGGCCACACAATGGCCGTAATCCACCAGGTTGACCACCACTCTGTCGTCGGCGTGCGCAACTTCAGCCCTGCACCACTTGTTCTTGGCGTCCGATTTCAACAGGCAGCAGGAGCCGGGGACGAGCTGGGCTTCGGGAAGAGGAGGCGTCTCCCCGGGGACGTCGTCCAACATGATGGACACGGTGTGCATGATGAGGAGCAAGTCTTCCAGGACGAGGTGAAACTCGAAGGGAGTCGTCACTGCGGTGGCGAAGCCGAAATACGCTTTGTCCATATGGATGGGAGCGAAGAAGAGTTGCCGGGGAGGGCTTGGGTCCGAGGTAGTTTCTCTTTCTGCCGTCGCATTTCGAGCCTCCGTGGGTAACGGGGTCATGTCTTCGCCACGTTGCTGTAAGGTTGCGATTCTTTTCGGAATGAGGAACAGTCCATTCATGACTATTTCAACCAGCCAAAAGTTATCTGCTTTGGAGTAGGACACAAACAGCAGCTTTACATCACTGCCTATCATTGGTCTGAGTGCTTCCTGCCACAAGCTGTGAGCATCCTCTCCCACAGTGAAGCCAAGGTTATTCAACCTGCACAGTACTGCAAGGCTGGGGACTTCTGTAAGGTTAATACACAGCCCTCTGAGGGAGCCAATAGTCATTTCTTCTGTGATTCCATGATCCACAAGGAAGACCTGACATTTGCCCTGGTGGACATGCTGAACAACCGCCCTGTGCCACTGGTTCACCCCTTGTACTTTCGTTAAGCACCTGAGCCCTTCTTTTACCTCCTCCTCAGCCAACACCTCACACTTGTACAGGTTTTCAGCTATGAGACTTTCCAGTGCAGCGAAAAGGTCTGTGGTCTTATTAAGTCTCACGTAAAAATCGCTGTTACATAGGACAGATAGAAGTGTcccggtctctgtctctctggcttgAATAATTGGAGGTACTGTTATACCTCCAGGATCACTCATTGCTTCAACAGAGGAGTTGGAGGTCTTGCTTGGTTCATCCGGGATCTTTGGAGAGTAATCGGTGTCTCCGGAGGGTTTTTTGCTATGGTAATGCTTGCATGTCTTTAACTCATGTTTGGTTGACGATGTGGTAGGTGGTGATTTCAGCATGAGTTTTTCACTTATGGCAGTGAACATGACACCTTCAGATTCAGTTCTTGTCTGATTCGCTCTCTCTTTGACTGTAAAGGAGCTTTGCTCATAGGGTGACAGTGCCTCTTCCATTTCAGATGACCTCATGGGCAAAGCAGgggcctcctcttccttttcagTTACATCGCTACTTTCAACAGTTGCTTCAGGTGCCACTGGAAAAGCTGGGATCTCAATCCTAACTTTCCACTGAGTGCCAAATTGACTGACAAAGTCAACCatgagaggcttttccactaCAGCGTGAGTGAAACAAGCATCAGTTTCGTAAGTGCTTGTGTCTAGGGAGCAGGGTATGCTGAATCTTGGCTGAGAGAGATACTCCCTTGTTATGGAGTAAAGCTTCTCCTTCCCAACGACTGCGGAGTTTCCATAGTCCACAAACTCAACTTTGAAAGAGCCACTCCCTTCATAGCCCTTCACAACAGAGCGATATAGAGCACTATCTTCTTCATACTCAGCTAGAACAAGGTCGTTGATTCTCAGATCCACTGGTGTGGTCTTTGTCAGGGCATCTCTGCAGAGATCCGAGTTGAGATCTTGCCCCATTTTCAAGATGGCCGGTTCATCCTCTTGCATTTGAAGGAAAAAGCTGTTGACTGAATCAATGTGGGAGGTATAACACTTAGCCTTGAATCCTGCACTCACTTTCTTGCCAGGCAAACAGGAGAGTTTAGgcattttatgtgtgtgtggtggttgtTCTGATACACTGTTTGTATCATGGTGCTCCATTTGTTGCTTTGCTGAATTTGAAGACGGCCTTCTTTTAGGATGGTTGTTGTAGCCCTTGACCAAAGTCTTCATGTTTGTGTGgttctgcattttacattttgtctttgtgtgtctgtctgtgtcaacACTCACCACCAACTTTGGTTTGGGTTTTAGACTGAGAATGAGCTCCTTCACTTTGTCATTAATGTAGACGTCTCCATCAAACAACTCTATTACAAGTGAACCATCTTCACTCTTTTCAACTATGACGGCTCTCACTTCCTTATTGAGGATGGTTTCATCAAGCCACTGTTTGCCCTCTGCACAGAGCTCTTCCTTCGGGACTCCAGCAAGGCTACATCTCACAGCCTGCATGGGTGTGTACAGCAAGTCAGCAGAATCCATGGGAATAAACATCACATTGGTTTTCTCAGATATGCTCACATTTCCATAGTCCACAAAGAACACAGCAAGATGCAGAGGTGACTGAACAGGGCGTGCAAAGCCCCTGTACCATTTGCCATCAAAGTATTTTGCCAGGCACAATTTCCCTACAACAGCTCTTGTGTTGGCTTGCATCATTTTCTCACTCTCCACTGAGACTTTCTTTTCAAGTTCTTCAATGACTTCACAGTTTCTGTCGAGGTGGCAGTAGACTTCCCACAGATTGCTCACGTGAGTGATGTAGACTTGTTCCTCACTTCCGGTACTTAGTTTGAACGAGGAGTAGACGAAAGACTCAGGACATACAGTTGACAGTAGCTTTGTTGAGATTTTCACTTCTCTTGCCAGGCCCTGTTCCACAAGCATATTTGTTATGCTCTGCTGAGTTTGAGTGTTGTAGAGGTCCACAACATTGCACAGccctttgtttttcacatgtaaTTGAGAAACAACAGAACATCTTAGACTAGAGTTGTCTCGCACAAAATCCTTCAGTGAATTACACACGTTTGCATTCCAAACGCCGCAGCTCTTGGGGTCAACAGGTTCGATCAGGTTGTAAAGACTGCATCTGAAAGCTTGTCCTTCGAGTTCAACATATTCTGGTAGTATTGTCTGAAGATTGTGCTCCTTGATTTGGACAAACATGCCATAGTCAACCAATATCACTTTGACATAACCTTTCTGTTGTCCTGTGATGCAGGCCCTGTACCATCTTCCATCCTCGGGTGACTTGGCAACACAACATGAAACACCTAACTGGACTGGAACTGTGTGAGTTGTGTAATACTGCTGAATCTTATCCATCAACTCATCCAAAGCTGGAACCTTAGTTAGAAGCTGGCACCAAAAATCCGATGGAGAGTTGACGTGAGAGCAATGGACAGCAAACTCACAACCAGGCTTGAAGCTAAAAGCTTTGAATTTAACAGGAGCTTGGGCCTTTTCAAtctcatttttttgtgtgtactcTCCCTGCAAGATTTCAGCTATGACTTCAGTGGCCTTTTCATTCTTCTGCTTACAATCCTCCCATTGCGCTGTATTCCCACTAAATCTTTTGTGTGATGTCACACTACATTGTGGgccttgtgtgtctgttttttctgtcacattttttttgttttgcatcacAAGCTCTGAAGGAATGTTGTTCCAGTACTCAGCTTGATTTGAAGAGATCAGAAGCTCAGTGATGCTGTGATTGTTGTCACTTCCCATCTCATAGAGATCCACAACGAATTTGTGTTTTCTCAAGTGGACAACATGGCTTAGTAGAGCTTTGTTTGACACGGCTTGTCTGAACAAGTCGGCACTGGCGCTGGTCCACACGTCACACACAGGAACAACATTAACAAGAGTACAACAGAAGGCAAATGCTGGTTCGCTGGCAAATCTCTCTGGTATTTTCTTAATCAACATGTGTGGCACTTTCTCAATGTTTCCAAAATCAATGAAAAACACTTCAGCTCCATGCTCAAGAGTGTCTGTCACTACACCTCTGTAGTAATGCATGTCTTTCTCATACATTGCACAGCAAAGTGTGCCAACCTCAGGATTCGTCAGTACTTCCTCATCCAGTTTTACTTGACTGAAGTGATCAgccatttttttcatcatttcttcAAAGTCATGATTGCGTTTTTGTGTTCTAATCCAGAAGTGGCTAGGACTCAAGACATGCTCCACGTAGCCCACAAATACAGAGTCCACCTGTACGTTCTCTGCTTCAAGTGTTTCACCTAAGGCTTGAGCCATGACTGTCTCATAGTATAAATAACCACCCTGAGGTGGCATTTGCTCAGTCTCGAACACTGTCTCAATCTTCATTTTGGGAAGTTCTTGGATTGGTTCTGGTTCCTTCACATGATCTTTTGCACCGAGTACTGTGATAGTATACAGATTCTGCTCTTCATCAAAACTTCTGATCTCCACATCTAATACTCCTCTGAGCAAGCCTTTCTTGAGGAAACTCAACTGCTGAGTTTTCACTGCCTCATCTTGATCAGTCACAGAGGAGAGTGAGCATGGGAAAGCCATGATGGGTGTTGAATGGAAATCAGGTGGCAACCAGTGGACATTCTCAACTTTGACAGATTCACAGAATCCATAATCAACAAACAGCACTCTTACTTGAGAGTTCACTGGGAGAAACTGTACAAAGCCTCTGTACCATTTCTCATCTTTGCCTTTGACTGAGCAGAGTAGGCCCAGGTTTTCTGGAGGCTTCTGCCTGGGATCTTTGGTTCTGGACTCACAAGTTGTAGCCAACTTCTCTGACATTGCCTCAAGAGCTGTTTCCACACTGGTCATCTGACAGTAAAACAGCCCAGGGTTGACTGCAGCAGTTACTCTCACTGTAACACGTGTCCCAGCAATCAATCTAGGCCCACAGAATGACAAAATATCCTCAAATCCCTGCAAACTGGTTGGTTTGAAGCAAAATTCTTGTCCCCTTGGCTTTTCAATCAGCAAATCAGGAACAGGTTCGATATTCTGCTTGAGTGGCACCTCTGTGAGCATCTCAACCAAGAGGAGGAACGTGTCTGTGTCCACATGCCTCCCAAAACCCAATCTAATGAGATCGTTGTTGACATCAGGGGCTTCCAATATGAGGACTTTGTGGGGAAGGAGGGCTTGGAGGTATCCTGTGACATTTCTCCCGATTAGGTTTGAGAAGTACTGCTGCACTACAGAATCCCAGCAGTCTTGAAGTGGCAGCACATTCGCAAGAAAGCCGCAAACGATCTTGGGTGGAAGAATGAACAGATCATTTGAACAGGAAGACAAGTGGGCAATGTCGACACTCAAGACATTTCCATGATCTATGAGAAACACATCAAACAAGTCGTTCTTTCTGTTCTGAACTCTTCCTCTGTACCAGCGGGCTGAAGTCAAATCTTCTACGAGGCAAAACTCACCTATACCCACTGCGGTTTTTGTCTTTGgtgtgttttgtatttctcCCTGCACGATGTTATAGTCAAGTTCACATATACTGAGATACTGTCCCTGAAAGTGTATCAAGGTTGCTTCAGGGCTCCAGTCCAAGTGAGTTAACTTGAGGTCCACCGGCCAAAGAGCACATGGAGCAGATGGGCCTGGATCCTGAGACCTGCAAATTAAAGTGGACTATATTAGCATTTAAGATAACTTTCACATTTCATATGTTCAGCATCAAAAGACTAGAGTGACTTCTAGAGGCACACAAGTGACTAATATTTTCCCAAAAGCGTACCCATTTGCAGTCCCAGTTGTGAAAGCTCTTTTCCCCTTGTATTCCCACCAATCAATGCAAGACATATTTCAACAAATGTCATATTTCACAAATACATAtttactgaaaatgaaatggtgGAGCCAAAAATGTATGTGAAGTCAAAGGAATGTTATACATTAAGTTGTTTTGCCAAGCAGGTAAAGAAGCCTACTGACAAGAAGCATAAACTTCAAATTCCACTATGGTGAGCTTTCACAAATCTTTGTGAGTGGGAGTTGGCAGTCAAAATAAAGCTGCAGGTGGTAGTGATGCTTCTTTTCTTCCTTAAGGCATTCTTGGGCAGAAGCACTCTTAATCTACAGTGATTTTTTTAAGAGCATTAGTTatgatgcttttgggaaacccgcCGTAACCTTAAGATGTTTCTTACAATGTACTTCATGAACATTATTAGCTTAcaatgcttttgggaaacgcAGCCCAGGTCCTTAAATTAAAGGGAGCTGTTAGAGCttattttctatttaatttCTGCTAAATTTGTACAGGGTAGGCCCCTAAATTGAAGtgagctgtaactgtaaattcCTCTTTTTGCTTTAATTTCCAGCAGATTTCTTCAGAAAAGGTCACTACAATACGTACAAAGTTTTGCCTGACTGTAGcacagtgtttctcaaagtGTGTGGCGCGCCCCCCCTGGGGGGCACAGAGGCATGACAGGGGGGTGACCGGGGGGGAAAATGTAGTGCGGAACTAATGTTTTGACGTCGGAATCTTTTTCATGGCGGAACAATAAACAACCCGTGCTTTCACGTTAGCAATGGTGTTCATTCAGACAGAGAGTCTGTAGGTTTACAGAATGGAGAGATATTTGACAGGGacgaaaagaaaaacaggcgATGCTTCCGagacaaacaagacaaagtGTGACGGTAATCAACCAAAAACCAAGTCAAGAAAATATGACGAAGCCTATCTTGCTCTTGGGTTCACAGTGAATGTGgtgggagatgaggagagaccAGTGTGTATTTTATGTCTGAAAACTCTGGCAGCTGACAGTATGAGACCCAACAAATTAAGAAGACACTTATttgatttttctctatttttgaaAAAGCACACAGACTGATGGAGCAATCTAGtgacaaatgtcacaaaaagtgGTTTGATAAAGTTGAAGTGgaagttgcattttttatttgcacaacaTAAATTACTGAAAGAAAGGTGAAAGGAATGTTCTGAtcttgatgttatttcaatAAAGTTAAACTTGGCCCATTTTGTCACCATTTTGTTGGGGCGGGGGGCATGAAAATTTTTCTTCCTCCAAAGGGGGACAtgacagaaaaagtttgagaaccactgctgtagcaCAAGTTATAGAGTGATAATCAACAATTTTTATACAGAAAACGTATTTCATCAGTTACATCCACTCAAATTCAATTACATCCCAAAAAAGATACTTAAAGCCCTACTTCACTGCTGTGAATGATGATTTATCAAAACTAGGTCACCCATGTAaatgtgcaattattttttaaattggagccctatgaccagagaaaactgagaaaatggCTGTAGATTCCCCATATCGCTCTTAAGCGGGAATCCTACAacaaccagaatgcattgcacgCGTCACTGACTCTGACGGTGTGTTCACGGCCAGTGTAGCACCAAAGACAAAGTTAGCAGAGACAAAGTAGCATTATATCTCTTTACTGAggcttattttcatttacaaaacatttttcctcatCGAGTCTGGATAAATCACACCCGTTTTCAAAGGATCATAAAACAAACCAGCGTGCTGGAGTCAGTTACGTTATGTGGATCAACTTACCGAGTGCTGAACGGTGACGCTGGATGTAGCCACAAGTTACAGGTAAAGTTAACACAGTCGCTGTTCGCTGTTGTTCTGTATTCAGAGTTGGCAAAGTCCGATATAATATTCTATCAGAAAACAGTCAGGTTCACCAAAGCACCGTGAAGTTTGTTGCAGCGCagagttttctgtctgtccccctgACGATCATCACCGGGCGTTCACAGGTGTTCAGCCTGCAGGTGCGTCTCTCTCGGCTGACGCTGTTACAGCTCCCGTGGtcgccctctcctccacactctgtTTTGTCTGATTCCACAGCACTATATTCGGCCTCATAAGTTGTAATAGTGGCGCCACATCTCTGCTCCGACATTATATTGTAAagctagttgtttttttgtgttagatTCAGCTCTTCTGGATGAATCACGGAGAAACTTAGCAGCTTAGCTTAGCTGCGGCTGAAACGTCGCTCCGGTCCGGTGGTCGCTTCCTCTTCcagactctgttgtgtctgattCAACAGCGCGATATTCAGCCTCGTATCATGAAACTAGTTTTCTTCCaaatatactgatattttaaagtatttagtAGTATGATATTTTAGTGTCTGCTTTTCCCTATCGCTAGCGTAGCATGGG
This genomic stretch from Centroberyx gerrardi isolate f3 chromosome 18, fCenGer3.hap1.cur.20231027, whole genome shotgun sequence harbors:
- the tdrd15 gene encoding tudor domain-containing protein 15 encodes the protein MFMKYIVRNILRSQDPGPSAPCALWPVDLKLTHLDWSPEATLIHFQGQYLSICELDYNIVQGEIQNTPKTKTAVGIGEFCLVEDLTSARWYRGRVQNRKNDLFDVFLIDHGNVLSVDIAHLSSCSNDLFILPPKIVCGFLANVLPLQDCWDSVVQQYFSNLIGRNVTGYLQALLPHKVLILEAPDVNNDLIRLGFGRHVDTDTFLLLVEMLTEVPLKQNIEPVPDLLIEKPRGQEFCFKPTSLQGFEDILSFCGPRLIAGTRVTVRVTAAVNPGLFYCQMTSVETALEAMSEKLATTCESRTKDPRQKPPENLGLLCSVKGKDEKWYRGFVQFLPVNSQVRVLFVDYGFCESVKVENVHWLPPDFHSTPIMAFPCSLSSVTDQDEAVKTQQLSFLKKGLLRGVLDVEIRSFDEEQNLYTITVLGAKDHVKEPEPIQELPKMKIETVFETEQMPPQGGYLYYETVMAQALGETLEAENVQVDSVFVGYVEHVLSPSHFWIRTQKRNHDFEEMMKKMADHFSQVKLDEEVLTNPEVGTLCCAMYEKDMHYYRGVVTDTLEHGAEVFFIDFGNIEKVPHMLIKKIPERFASEPAFAFCCTLVNVVPVCDVWTSASADLFRQAVSNKALLSHVVHLRKHKFVVDLYEMGSDNNHSITELLISSNQAEYWNNIPSELVMQNKKNVTEKTDTQGPQCSVTSHKRFSGNTAQWEDCKQKNEKATEVIAEILQGEYTQKNEIEKAQAPVKFKAFSFKPGCEFAVHCSHVNSPSDFWCQLLTKVPALDELMDKIQQYYTTHTVPVQLGVSCCVAKSPEDGRWYRACITGQQKGYVKVILVDYGMFVQIKEHNLQTILPEYVELEGQAFRCSLYNLIEPVDPKSCGVWNANVCNSLKDFVRDNSSLRCSVVSQLHVKNKGLCNVVDLYNTQTQQSITNMLVEQGLAREVKISTKLLSTVCPESFVYSSFKLSTGSEEQVYITHVSNLWEVYCHLDRNCEVIEELEKKVSVESEKMMQANTRAVVGKLCLAKYFDGKWYRGFARPVQSPLHLAVFFVDYGNVSISEKTNVMFIPMDSADLLYTPMQAVRCSLAGVPKEELCAEGKQWLDETILNKEVRAVIVEKSEDGSLVIELFDGDVYINDKVKELILSLKPKPKLVVSVDTDRHTKTKCKMQNHTNMKTLVKGYNNHPKRRPSSNSAKQQMEHHDTNSVSEQPPHTHKMPKLSCLPGKKVSAGFKAKCYTSHIDSVNSFFLQMQEDEPAILKMGQDLNSDLCRDALTKTTPVDLRINDLVLAEYEEDSALYRSVVKGYEGSGSFKVEFVDYGNSAVVGKEKLYSITREYLSQPRFSIPCSLDTSTYETDACFTHAVVEKPLMVDFVSQFGTQWKVRIEIPAFPVAPEATVESSDVTEKEEEAPALPMRSSEMEEALSPYEQSSFTVKERANQTRTESEGVMFTAISEKLMLKSPPTTSSTKHELKTCKHYHSKKPSGDTDYSPKIPDEPSKTSNSSVEAMSDPGGITVPPIIQARETETGTLLSVLCNSDFYVRLNKTTDLFAALESLIAENLYKCEVLAEEEVKEGLRCLTKVQGVNQWHRAVVQHVHQGKCQVFLVDHGITEEMTIGSLRGLCINLTEVPSLAVLCRLNNLGFTVGEDAHSLWQEALRPMIGSDVKLLFVSYSKADNFWLVEIVMNGLFLIPKRIATLQQRGEDMTPLPTEARNATAERETTSDPSPPRQLFFAPIHMDKAYFGFATAVTTPFEFHLVLEDLLLIMHTVSIMLDDVPGETPPLPEAQLVPGSCCLLKSDAKNKWCRAEVAHADDRVVVNLVDYGHCVAVAYEDRAKLKRLPEALMRLPKVTYPCVLRGVKPIQADGQWTDEAAVFFQERLYQKNLQIFFREFVSDAHWEVDLLADGVHVAKDLVDARHANYIDVMLGLRYDHQPASCINFQAKDIELNLKPGTFTSHRFLEQSPCKVLPRRRSSEEDYSQKEADESVTKDSNETSDLSAEATDSTVNSQCFLM